One region of Acidobacteriota bacterium genomic DNA includes:
- a CDS encoding glucosidase: MTERDPSRLFRTAEGLRLEASRRQTAHWKRWGPYLSERQWGTVREDYSPGGTAWEYLPHDHARSRAYRWGEDGLAGICDRHQQICFALALWNERDPILKERLFGLTGNEGNHGEDVKEYYFYLDSTPTHSYMRWLYKYPQREFPYCDLVEENRRRGRGSHEYELIDTGVFEEDRYFDVAVEYAKATPEEILVRITATNHGPEAASLHILPTIWFRNTWAWGEMAPKPRLERGAVDASHATITVDHHQYGRRWLVCEGRPELLFTENETNARRLWGSDAGPIFAKDGINDYVVSGAHGAVNPATVGTKAAANYGVNIPAGGRIVVRLAFQDTPPTPQRFGPEFEGTFRKRALEADDFYSTVAPPGISDDARLVQRQALAGMLWSKQFYHYDVRRWLAGDPGQPEPPAGRESGRNSEWPHLYNADVISMPDKWEYPWYAAWDLAFHCVSLAVVDPDFAKDQLILMLREWYMHPNGQLPAYEWAFGDVNPPVHAWAAWRVYKIDRNLRGVADRHFLERVFQKLLLNFTWWVNRKDAEGRNVFQGGFLGLDNIGVFDRSKELPTGGHLEQSDGTSWMGMYCLNMLAIALELAKENDAYEDVASKFFEHFVYIAHAMNDRGGEGIELWDEEDGFYYDVLHLPGGEHHFLKIRSMVGLIPLFAVESLEPEMLENCPGFRRRLRWFIDNRPELANHVDMSQTNDVGQKRILLSLVNRSQLSRVLRYMLDEEEFLSPHGIRSVSRWHRDHPYLLDVNGTVHRVDYEPAESRSGLFGGNSNWRGPIWFPVNYLLIESLQKYHHYFGPSLTAAFPFGSGRELPLWEVAAELSRRLTRLFIKDPVRRRPVLGDVEKFQSDPRWRDHIPFHEFFHGDTGRGLGASHQTGWTGLVAKLIQQSGE, from the coding sequence GTGACCGAGCGCGATCCCTCGCGGCTCTTCCGCACCGCCGAAGGGCTGCGGCTCGAGGCGTCGCGACGCCAGACCGCCCACTGGAAGCGCTGGGGACCGTACCTGAGCGAGCGCCAGTGGGGGACGGTGCGCGAGGACTACTCGCCGGGTGGCACCGCCTGGGAATACCTGCCGCACGATCACGCGCGCTCGCGCGCGTACCGGTGGGGGGAGGACGGCCTCGCGGGGATCTGCGATCGCCACCAGCAGATCTGCTTCGCCCTGGCCCTCTGGAACGAGCGCGATCCCATCCTCAAGGAACGCCTCTTCGGCCTCACCGGCAACGAGGGGAATCACGGCGAGGACGTGAAGGAGTACTACTTCTACCTCGACTCGACGCCGACCCACTCGTACATGCGCTGGCTCTACAAGTACCCGCAGCGCGAGTTCCCGTACTGCGACCTCGTGGAGGAGAACCGGCGGCGCGGCCGCGGCAGCCACGAGTACGAGCTGATCGACACGGGGGTCTTCGAGGAAGATCGCTACTTCGACGTGGCCGTCGAGTACGCGAAGGCGACCCCCGAGGAGATCCTCGTCCGGATCACCGCCACGAACCACGGCCCCGAGGCGGCGTCACTCCACATCCTCCCGACGATCTGGTTCCGGAACACGTGGGCCTGGGGGGAGATGGCGCCGAAGCCCCGCCTCGAGCGCGGCGCGGTGGACGCGAGCCACGCCACAATCACGGTCGATCACCACCAGTACGGGAGGCGCTGGCTCGTCTGCGAGGGGCGCCCGGAGCTCCTCTTCACCGAGAACGAGACGAACGCGAGGCGCCTCTGGGGGAGCGACGCCGGCCCGATCTTCGCCAAAGACGGCATCAACGACTACGTCGTCTCGGGGGCGCACGGCGCCGTGAACCCCGCGACCGTGGGGACGAAGGCCGCCGCGAACTACGGCGTGAACATCCCCGCGGGCGGGCGCATCGTGGTGCGCCTCGCCTTCCAGGACACGCCGCCCACCCCTCAGAGGTTCGGCCCCGAGTTCGAGGGGACGTTCCGGAAGCGCGCGCTCGAGGCCGACGACTTCTACTCGACCGTCGCCCCTCCCGGCATCTCCGACGACGCCCGCCTCGTGCAGCGCCAGGCCCTCGCCGGGATGCTCTGGAGCAAGCAGTTCTACCATTACGACGTCAGGCGCTGGCTCGCCGGCGACCCCGGCCAGCCTGAGCCTCCCGCGGGGCGCGAGAGCGGCCGCAACTCCGAGTGGCCGCACCTCTACAACGCCGACGTCATCTCGATGCCCGACAAGTGGGAGTACCCGTGGTACGCCGCGTGGGATCTCGCCTTCCACTGCGTCTCCCTCGCCGTCGTCGACCCCGACTTCGCGAAGGATCAGCTCATCCTCATGCTCCGCGAGTGGTACATGCACCCGAACGGCCAGCTCCCGGCGTACGAGTGGGCCTTCGGCGACGTGAACCCTCCCGTCCACGCCTGGGCCGCGTGGCGCGTCTACAAGATCGACCGGAACCTCCGGGGCGTCGCCGATCGCCACTTCCTCGAGCGCGTCTTCCAGAAGCTCCTGTTGAACTTCACGTGGTGGGTGAACCGCAAGGATGCCGAGGGGCGCAACGTCTTCCAGGGGGGCTTTCTGGGGCTCGACAACATCGGCGTCTTCGATCGGAGCAAGGAGCTGCCGACCGGGGGCCACCTCGAGCAGTCCGACGGCACGTCGTGGATGGGGATGTACTGCCTCAACATGCTCGCCATCGCCCTGGAGCTCGCGAAGGAGAACGACGCCTACGAGGACGTCGCGAGCAAGTTCTTCGAGCACTTCGTCTACATCGCCCACGCGATGAACGATCGCGGCGGCGAGGGGATCGAGCTGTGGGACGAGGAGGACGGCTTCTACTACGACGTCCTCCACCTTCCCGGCGGCGAGCACCACTTCCTCAAGATCCGCTCGATGGTGGGGCTCATCCCGCTCTTCGCCGTCGAGTCGCTCGAGCCCGAGATGCTCGAGAACTGCCCGGGGTTCAGGCGGCGCCTCCGGTGGTTCATCGACAATCGGCCGGAGCTCGCCAATCACGTGGACATGTCGCAGACGAACGACGTGGGGCAGAAGCGCATCCTTCTGTCTCTGGTGAACCGCTCGCAGCTCTCGCGCGTGCTCCGCTACATGCTCGACGAGGAGGAGTTCTTGTCGCCTCACGGGATCCGGTCGGTCTCGCGGTGGCATCGCGATCATCCGTACCTTCTCGACGTGAACGGGACGGTTCACCGCGTGGACTACGAGCCGGCGGAGTCGCGGTCGGGGCTCTTCGGGGGGAACTCGAACTGGCGGGGGCCGATCTGGTTTCCGGTGAACTATCTCCTGATCGAATCGCTGCAGAAGTACCACCACTACTTCGGGCCATCTCTCACGGCGGCGTTTCCCTTCGGGTCGGGGCGGGAGCTGCCGTTGTGGGAAGTCGCGGCGGAGCTATCGCGGCGGCTCACGCGCCTCTTCATCAAGGACCCGGTTCGGCGGCGGCCGGTGCTCGGCGACGTCGAGAAGTTCCAGAGCGATCCCCGGTGGCGGGATCACATTCCGTTCCACGAGTTCTTCCACGGGGACACGGGAAGGGGACTTGGCGCGAGCCACCAGACGGGGTGGACGGGGCTGGTCGCGAAGCTGATTCAGCAGAGCGGGGAGTAG